The stretch of DNA CTTCGCTAACTATAACTTTTGGCATAACATCTTTTCTTGCAAGTATTTCTTTTGCTGTTTGTAACATAATTGCCTCCTTTAATATTCTTCTGCGAGCAGAATAGTCAATACTAAATCAGTAGCGTCTTCACCTTGGTAGTCATCTATCTTCCAGAATATCTTTCTGCCGAAAATCAAAATACTCCCGAAATCGTGTTCGCCCCAAGGGTTATTGTCCTGATTAAAGTTATTGAAATCTCTGACAGCTCCAAAAATATCAGCAATCTGCTTATCATTAAATGAAGCGGTTATCCCTTGAGTAATAAGCATTTTGTTTCTTGAATCAACGCTGAAAAGAATATTCTTTCTGAAAGCGTCATTTCTTTCTGCTATGCTCATTTTCATCACCTCCATTTTGTTTGACATTAGCGTCTTAAGTTCCTATAATAAATATGAGCAAAATATAACCTATAGAGGGTTTAGTTGCTCTTGGGAGCGGTGTTATCAGCACCGCTCTTTTTTATTTTTGGAAACGGGGTTCAAAATTTATTGCCCAAATATTTGTACCTTGTCCTGCACAATCCTCACCATTACCTTGTTAAAGGTGGGGCTGACCTTCTGAATAAATCTATCTTCTGATGAATCCCTTTCTCTGTCTTGCCGTACTTTATCTTTCCCCAATAGGTCTGATTCTGGAGAATATATTTGATGCCCGATGGATACCATTTATGCCCATATTTAGAAGGAACCCCTTCCTCATTCAAAGTCTTAGCAATAGAATATAAAGACTTCCTTCCGAACCTCATCCTGAATATTCTTTCAATTATTTGTGCTTCTTGGTTATCAATAAACAGTTCCCCACCCCTAGATTTATACCCAGTAGGCGGTTTTCCGCCAGCATATCTTCCTTGATTGATTTTTCTCAATCTACCGGAAAGCAAGCGTTCTACGATTCTTGTTCTTTCAAATTCAGCAAAAGAGGAAATAAGTTGGAGAAATATCCTTTGGGTAGGGTCATCCCAGCGGTAGGGTTCTGAAATTGATACTAGGGTTATTTCGGATTTTTTGAGTTCTTTTTCTATCCAAAGAGTGAGGAAGGTATCTCTTGCAATGCGGTCTAACTTTGAAACAAAGACAAACTGGAATTTCTTTACTTTGGAGTCTTCCAAAAGCTCTATAAGCCCGGGGCGTTGGTCAACAGCTCCAGATATTCCAGAATCTTCATAAATTTTGATTAAGTTAAATTGAGGGTTTTCTTTGCAGTATTTTTGGATGGCTTCTTTCTGGATTTCAAGACCCTGTCCATTTTCGGCTTGAAGGTCGGTGCTTACTCGTATGTATCCAACTGCGTTGACTTTATCCGTATTTCTCTCTTCGCTATTTCTAGCGGAGAGAGTTTTGCTCATAAGTCGGCTATCGCTCCATTCAAGGTCTTATTTTTCATTAATTATGATTATAGCATAATTCTCCGACGAAGTCAATAGCATTCTAAGACGATAAAAGGGCTAAAATAGGGCATTTTTAGGGCTTTTCTGGTCGGAAAATGGGGGATTATATGGAATAGTGGGTTTTAGGGGCAAAAATGGCATTGCTGAGCTTCTGGAAGCGTCTTAAGGGTATATGCAGAGGGCTGTTTGAGGTATTTGAGGCTCAGGGGTAAGTAGAAATACGTATTGAAAAATGAATGCTATTTATCAATTTTAGGATAAATAAATGAAAATATTTATAACATTCAATGTGATATTTTGGTGCTCTAAATTATGCCCGGTCTAAGACATAACCACATGCAGAACATTTGTATACTTTCTTTTTCATAATCAGGATATATCCAAGCAAACCGATTACAAGTGAAATAATGCCAATCACTACTGCAACGATTACGCCAATGCCAGTTGCGACATTTGTACCTGTGGAAGCTGTGCCTGAAGCTACTGATACTTGCATAGTTGAAATAAAAACAAGAATTGCAAAAAATATTCCGAGAATTGAGGGAACAGTCAATATCCACCCAATTGCAACGACTACTGGGGACATTCTTGAAATCTTTGTTGGTAGCATTACTTTTTCTTGCTTACATGCCTGACAATCTATAGCAGTTGTCTTAATCGGAGTTGTAACAGTAGGTAGCGTTTGTTTTTTTTCACTATCAAGTTTAATAGTTTCCGCACTATCGGATTTAATTGGACAACCACATTTCACACAGTGCAAAGCCTTATCAGATATTTCATGACCACATTCAGGACATTTTCTTAGAGCCATATTCAATTTCCTCCTTTTATTATTGCAAATTTCCAGAAGTTTCAATTACTTGCCATTCTGATTCGGTGCTGCACCGCATATACTCTTTTCATTGAGGAGACCTAAAATATTTATTATAAAGTCTTGACGCATCTTCTTTATTTTCTTTACTTTTTCCATTATCCTTTATCTTTTCAAGCCCCTCTCCAAAAATTTGTATTTTTTTTCCACTATCCAATTTTACTGTATATTTTTTTTCTCCTGAATGCGTGTAGCCTACAACTTTTTGTGTCCCATCTGTGTAATACCTTATGTCTGGTGTTTCTCGTTCATAACTTACTCTTTCAACCGTTCCTTTTTCGCCGTTAGTGGCTTTTTCTGATTCTGGGATTTCTACCATATGTCCTTTGCCACCAAACAAATAAGATAGCTCATTGCCACCTTCAATATAACCCGTCAACTGCTTATCACTATCAACTACAGTAACTCTATCATTTACTTCAAAAACTCTTTTGGGATGATAAGAAAGTACCACAACAAGAAAAATCAAAACTGCTAAAGCAATATAACCAAAAAGACCTATCTTCGCTTTAGGGCTTTGCAAAGAACCCGTTAGAGCCGCAGTATTTGCACTTGCAATATTAGGTGGCGTTTGTTTTTTTTCAATATCAGGTTTAACTGGGTATCCGCATCTCACACATTGCAAAGCCTTATCAGATATTTCATGACCACATTCAGGACATTTTACCAGTGCCATATTTAACCTTGTAAATTACTGAACCAATATTTTCATTTTTTATTTTCTTGAGGGACTACCTCTAAATATTTGTCAATTTTTTCAAAGTCAATTTCCCAACGATTAGACAAATCTGGTTTTGTAATGAAACCTTGAATTTCAAGCTCTGATAAAATATTCGTTGCCCTTGCGGATGAACCAAGATGAGCTTTTAACAAATCTTGAGAAACTCTTTTTCTTTCTTTAATAAGTTTAAGAACTGTTTTTATTTCATCGTTTTCCTTGGGCACATATTCTTTCAGCGGTAAACCACATTTAACACATATTTTTGCTTTGTTTGATATTGTTGCACCACATTCAGGACAACTAATTAAAGACATATATTCTCTCTGTTTAGCTACTTATTTATCCCTTTTTATTTTTTTCCTTCATCACTTTGTACGCAGCAACAAGTGTAGCCGCTTGTATTATTTCTGCTTCCGGGTCATATTTTTCTTTTTCAAAAAATATTCTAATTAACACGCTTATCAATAAGCCGGCAAGTCCCGAAATGAACCACCACATTAAAAATAGCCAATGTTCTTGATTTAGCAGAAGAAAACAAATAAGGTATACGGTGATTTCTAAATGGCAGTATAAAGAACCGGATATTCTATTCTAATTCTGTTAGCTCAATCAAAGGAACATAACCGAAGTAATCACTCCATAATCTTAATCCCAATACTTTTCCTTTAACCTTAATTACTGTCCCTTTGTTGAAGTACGTAATTTGGTTAGTTAGTTCTTTTGGCACTTGCACTAGTATTCTTTTGGAATTTTCTGATAAAATAGCTTCCTCAAAAGCATTCCTCATTTGCCCGTTCATTGGCCCTGGATAAGTATCCAAATATGGCTGATTAGAATATTTTCCTACAATACCCGCAATTACATTGCTTCCGGGCTCTGCAAGAATTTCAGTGACTGTAATAGTAAACATTGTCTTGCAACCTTTCAAATTTTCACTATTGAGTTTAACTTCGTTGTAATCTTTAACAAAATAGTCTCCTTCATTAATATATTCTATTATTTTGTTTGGAGGAAAATTATTCAAGTCAGTTTCAGCCAGACCTGCAATCATTTCCCGAGCTTTCTCTTTCTCGCCATTACAAGTATATTGCATTGCTAATAATAAGTAAGAATAATTAGGTTTTACATACGAAGGAATAGACCTCATTGCCGAATCGTATTCACTGGATGCAAAAGCAAAAGTAGCAGATGAAGCCTCAATTATTTCTGAGTTGCTCTTGGATTTATCAGCTTCATACTTTGCGATGATATTTTTTAGAGAAGCATTATAAAAGTTGGGGAGCCTCTTCTGCTTTTCAAAAAAGCGTAACATTTCAAAACCAAATTTTTTTTCTTCTTTGCTTAAATCCTTCCAGAGGTCTTCATGCACTAAAATTGTGCCCTTTTTTTGATGCTCCTTTGAAGATATGATACTTCCACAAAATACATCCGCCGCTATAGAATTAATTTTTTCAAATTCAGCTATTTTTTCTTCAAACTCTGTTCCTGTTGATTTGTTTATCCATCCCCCTTTAATTATTTCAGGGATATTCCCAAGCGTAGCCCTATTCTCATCCAAGTGCTTTTGAAAATTCAAATCCACATCTTTCAAAGGATAACCACCTTTTTTCTTAGCCTCTGCTAAACTTGCAGAAGCTAATAAGAATAAACAGAGAAATAAAACTATCTTTTTCATAAGTTTCTCCGATGTGATACGGGGTATCTATTTTTCATATCCTTATGAGAGTGACTAAGTTATTTTGACTCTTTTTCTACGCTTTTAATGGTCTACAATACAGACATTCTAGCTATTCATTCTTCTATATTATATCTCTTTGCTTCAACATCTTCCGCCATTTTTTGAGCTATTTCTTAAACCCTTGCTATTCAAATACCGACTCATTCTACCGGTTCATTCTCAAATAATACATCATTCTCTTATATCGCTTTCAATATTTTCCATAGTCATTCTCTAATATCCATATCATTCCGCCATTTTTCGGGCTATTTTTCTCATACTCAATAGTCAAATACCGATTCATTCTCCTAGCTCATTCTCAAGCATTTTTTATGATTTATATTCAAAAATCAATCAAATACTCTTTTTTCTTTAATGCTGGAGAATAAAGTATATCGTTCTTTTACAAAATATTGTCTTTATTGTCAATACGCTTTCTGGTCTTGTATGCTATGGTTTAACAGGCAATATATTTATATTCTATTAATGGAGGACAAACTATGGAAAATATCTATAAGCAGTTGGGCAGTAGAATCCGGGAAATTCGCAAAAAGAAAAGTTTAACGCTTGAGGAACTATCTGACAGGGCTGAACTTGATTGGTCTTTTTTGGCTAGGATTGAAACTGGAAAGGCAATTCCTTCTATAATGTCACTTTCAAAGATTTCCAAAGCTTTAAATGTGTCTATAACTGATTTATTTTCTAACCATATCCTTGGGCAGGATAAACTCCTTGAAAGTGAAATAATTTCTTTAATTCACAAACTTAAGACTTCAGACAAAACTCAGCTAATAAAAATCCTAAAAACTATCCTTCCAGTTTAAGCAAATCATAAGAATATTCCAAATGTAATTATGCTATTCTGTCGGTGGCCTACACATTTTACAAGGCACATATCCTCTTGATTGAGCTTCAGCTGGACTTGAAAAAGTAATCCTGTTGCTTGGTTTTATTTTATTTGCCCACTGGCAAGAAGGATAGTGGTATTTATTTGAGTTTACTGAACCAACGAGTTCGCCTCCCCTATATGTATTAGCTTGTTTTCCGTATGAACTCGCTCTTGAATTGTTCAAAGCATTTATTGCTTCTGTTTTTGAAGAAAATTCCTGACCAGCAAGAGAGCCCGAATGGAAGTGGTAAGTTCCAGTTG from Elusimicrobiota bacterium encodes:
- a CDS encoding DUF3768 domain-containing protein, encoding MSIAERNDAFRKNILFSVDSRNKMLITQGITASFNDKQIADIFGAVRDFNNFNQDNNPWGEHDFGSILIFGRKIFWKIDDYQGEDATDLVLTILLAEEY
- a CDS encoding helix-turn-helix transcriptional regulator; this translates as MENIYKQLGSRIREIRKKKSLTLEELSDRAELDWSFLARIETGKAIPSIMSLSKISKALNVSITDLFSNHILGQDKLLESEIISLIHKLKTSDKTQLIKILKTILPV
- a CDS encoding zinc ribbon domain-containing protein — encoded protein: MSLISCPECGATISNKAKICVKCGLPLKEYVPKENDEIKTVLKLIKERKRVSQDLLKAHLGSSARATNILSELEIQGFITKPDLSNRWEIDFEKIDKYLEVVPQENKK
- a CDS encoding recombinase family protein, which encodes MSKTLSARNSEERNTDKVNAVGYIRVSTDLQAENGQGLEIQKEAIQKYCKENPQFNLIKIYEDSGISGAVDQRPGLIELLEDSKVKKFQFVFVSKLDRIARDTFLTLWIEKELKKSEITLVSISEPYRWDDPTQRIFLQLISSFAEFERTRIVERLLSGRLRKINQGRYAGGKPPTGYKSRGGELFIDNQEAQIIERIFRMRFGRKSLYSIAKTLNEEGVPSKYGHKWYPSGIKYILQNQTYWGKIKYGKTEKGIHQKIDLFRRSAPPLTR
- a CDS encoding zinc ribbon domain-containing protein, producing the protein MALRKCPECGHEISDKALHCVKCGCPIKSDSAETIKLDSEKKQTLPTVTTPIKTTAIDCQACKQEKVMLPTKISRMSPVVVAIGWILTVPSILGIFFAILVFISTMQVSVASGTASTGTNVATGIGVIVAVVIGIISLVIGLLGYILIMKKKVYKCSACGYVLDRA
- a CDS encoding YHYH domain-containing protein, which gives rise to MKKIFTLLFGLSIFLSSICCPIYAHKGKTDAYGGHNNRATGTYHFHSGSLAGQEFSSKTEAINALNNSRASSYGKQANTYRGGELVGSVNSNKYHYPSCQWANKIKPSNRITFSSPAEAQSRGYVPCKMCRPPTE
- a CDS encoding zinc ribbon domain-containing protein codes for the protein MALVKCPECGHEISDKALQCVRCGYPVKPDIEKKQTPPNIASANTAALTGSLQSPKAKIGLFGYIALAVLIFLVVVLSYHPKRVFEVNDRVTVVDSDKQLTGYIEGGNELSYLFGGKGHMVEIPESEKATNGEKGTVERVSYERETPDIRYYTDGTQKVVGYTHSGEKKYTVKLDSGKKIQIFGEGLEKIKDNGKSKENKEDASRLYNKYFRSPQ